The nucleotide sequence CCTTACTATGGGACTAAAAATTTAATTTATGTATTGTCTTTGAAAAAATAACAAAGGATAAATAGTAAAACGAAAGTTGGCCTTTATGTGAAACCAATGTTATTAACCGATGCACCGGAAATTCCATTAGGTGATGACTGGTTATACGAAACTAAATATGACGGTTATCGTTCTGTTTTAACTTGGGAAAAAGGTAATCAATCACCAATACTGAAAAGTCGAAATGGAAACATTTTAAATGAAAAATTCCCTGAAATTATTTGTTACTGTGAAAGTATTTATGACAAAATCAAAGCTTATTTACCGCTTGCCTTTGATGGGGAAGTCGTTTACTTAATAAACAACTTTCAAAGTAAATTCTCATTTGTACAAAAGCGGGGAAAAATGACGAACCTAAAAAATATTGAATCGAATGCAGATACATTCCCCTGTCATTATATTGTGTTTGATTTCCTGAAACTAAAAGGGAAAGATAAGGGAAATAGTCGGTTAACAACAAGAAAACAATTACTATCCGATCTTTTTGAACGTCTTAATTTAGCTGGAACGGTTCAATATAGCGATTCAAGAAGACTGCAAATGATCGATGTATTTGAAGATCCGCATTTACTTTGGCAAACAGTAAAGTCCCATAATGGGGAAGGAGTTATCGCTAAGAAGCGCAACAGCAAATGGCTGGAAGATACGAGAACGAAAAGCTGGCTGAAAATAAAAAACTGGAAGCATGTAAATGTCATTCTTACAAAATTTGATCAGTCAAACGGTTTCTTAAATGGTGCAATTTATAAAGAAGATATGCTTATGGAAATTGTGTCGTTTAAACATGGTTTATCTGAAGAAGAAAGCAAAACATTGATCGCCTTTTTTAAAACAAATGGAACACTGGTGGCGAAAAGTATATTTGAAATTCCTCCTTCAATTTGCGTTACCGTTGTCTGTATTGATTTTGACGGCAGTAAATTGAGAGAACCGCGCTTTCATTCTTTCCAGCATCATCTGGAGGTTTCAGATTGTAACTGGCACCAAATGCAAAGACAGTTAAACCCGATTCCGGAAAATGTAACAGTCACAAGTCCGGATAAACCGGTATTTCCTGCAACCAATATTACAAAGGATGATTACTTATATTATTTGCAGACGGTTGCCCCGATGATGCTGCCTTTTCTGCAAGACCGGCTATTGACAGTCATCCGTTATCCGCACGGGGTTCCCGGAGAAAGCTTTTACCAGAAAAACTATCCCGATAAATTGCCGGGTTTTATGACGACAAAGTTAGTGGACGACACCCATTTTATTTTATGTAATAATATTGAGTCCCTATTGTGGTTGGGCAATCAGCTCGCATTGGAATTTCATATTCCATTTCAGCCGGTTACTACAGAACAGCCGACAGAAATTGTCTTTGATTTGGATCCACCATCTGTTAATGAATTTGGAATGGCGGTAGATGCTGCATTGAAGTTCAAATCGATTTTGGATTATTTTGACCTGACAAGCTTTGTCAAAACGTCAGGCGGTAAAGGTATGCAAATTTATATTCCATTGCCGCCTCGCAAGTTCTCCTATGAAGAAACGGGTGTATTTACGGAGTTTA is from Solibacillus isronensis and encodes:
- a CDS encoding DNA ligase D, with amino-acid sequence MKPMLLTDAPEIPLGDDWLYETKYDGYRSVLTWEKGNQSPILKSRNGNILNEKFPEIICYCESIYDKIKAYLPLAFDGEVVYLINNFQSKFSFVQKRGKMTNLKNIESNADTFPCHYIVFDFLKLKGKDKGNSRLTTRKQLLSDLFERLNLAGTVQYSDSRRLQMIDVFEDPHLLWQTVKSHNGEGVIAKKRNSKWLEDTRTKSWLKIKNWKHVNVILTKFDQSNGFLNGAIYKEDMLMEIVSFKHGLSEEESKTLIAFFKTNGTLVAKSIFEIPPSICVTVVCIDFDGSKLREPRFHSFQHHLEVSDCNWHQMQRQLNPIPENVTVTSPDKPVFPATNITKDDYLYYLQTVAPMMLPFLQDRLLTVIRYPHGVPGESFYQKNYPDKLPGFMTTKLVDDTHFILCNNIESLLWLGNQLALEFHIPFQPVTTEQPTEIVFDLDPPSVNEFGMAVDAALKFKSILDYFDLTSFVKTSGGKGMQIYIPLPPRKFSYEETGVFTEFICRFLVQQYPDSFTIERMKKNRGKRLYLDYVQHREGKTIVAPYSARGNNKGLIATPLLWEEVNEKLTPDFFTIPNVMARLNSIGNPFKDFRQAGERQPFRTVLDQIKG